ACAAGCAAGCTTGTTTTTGCAACGTTCGGCTAGCACGCTACTCTACATTAATGTGTATGCCATTCGAGGTTGTCGCTCGGATATCGAGTCTAAAGGACTTGACCGCCGGGAAAATAACATTGATTTCTGAATTTTTGATGACAACCGATTCTATTTTGTTACTCTCTTTTAAGTGAAATACACCATTCAAGAAATTTATCAGAGCTTCTTCATCGCTTAATAAAGCCTTGAATGCGGCATCAAAGAGCGGATCGAGATAAGTGTGTTTCTTGATTTCTTCGATAGTTTTGTCAACCAACTGGTCACGAGAAGTCGTGATTGAAAATTCGAGCGTTTTTTGTTTTTCTGACATAATTCTCCT
The nucleotide sequence above comes from Fibrobacter succinogenes. Encoded proteins:
- a CDS encoding PD-(D/E)XK nuclease family transposase, translated to RRIMSEKQKTLEFSITTSRDQLVDKTIEEIKKHTYLDPLFDAAFKALLSDEEALINFLNGVFHLKESNKIESVVIKNSEINVIFPAVKSFRLDIRATTSNGIHINVE